The DNA segment caaagGCCAGCatgcctgtctttctttctgagtGTGTCCCCACCAACTGTAACAGGTGCATCTTCAGCACAGACGTGTTCAGTGCTGGAGGTGAGAAGTATAAACACCACTGCCAGGTGCTCTGAGATCAAGGGGAAGGGAGGCTGGTGGATGTGTGGCCATGCATTTATACACTAAACATAACGCATCTGCCCTGAGCTAACTGTGGGCTAGAGATGACTCTGTTATAAAATGTTTGATATACAAACATGAGGACTGAATTCAGTCCCTGAGACACGCATCTGtaagagagagaactgactcctccaagTTTCTCTCTGGCtaccatgtgtgcatgtatgcataactggggaggaggagagggagagagagtgagagaaagagaaaaaaacagaaatggcGGCAGAAGTTTATAATCCCATCTCTGGTTCCCTGACTTGCTGACCAGCTGCCCTGCTTGGGGAGCTCCAAGCTGGGGAAAGACCTCATATCAAAAACTAAAatggaagccgggtggtggtggtgcacgcctttaatcccagcactcgggaggcagaggcaggcggatctctgtgagttcgagaccagcctggtctacaagagctagttccaggacaggctccaaaacaacagagaaaccctgtctcgaaaaaaaaaaaaaccaaaatggagAATACAGCCCCTGAAAAACAACACCCAATATTGACatctagcctacacacacacacacacacacacacacacacacaatatacacacatatacatgcacacacacatacacatacacacaacagaaaCTTAATAAGCAGGCTGATATTGTATCTCCTCTATCACTGGGAACACTTAGTCCAACCTGCagactctccttctctcttgaaccATCCCAAATATTCCATTTCTGACTGTTATTGATTTTCAGGTCTTCTCTCTGACAACGGTGTGGAAATGAGTCTTTCTTCACGGTGCCAGACATGTCCTGATCTACCTACGTCTTTGTGTGTCATCTTGGGCAAGGTCTCCTTACTTCGAATCTTGACCTCTTCAAAATCCCACACCTGATTCAGCCCCAGGGGTCTGGTGAGCTGTGTCCTCTGATCTCCCACTGCGGCTGTCTTGTGCACTTTAGCTTAGTGACGGACTTCAGTTGTAAATATTGTTAGATTGCGCTTGCTTGAGAGGTACCGTGATGGTATCTCTCGGATACCAGGGTGGAATTCTCTGTGTTCTGATCACAGgtggattctaggcagaggctctacttctgagccacacccccagctcctcactgggggattctaggcaggggctccatcCCTGAGCCACACACCCAGCCCCTAACTTGAGCTGAACCTGAATTTATTCATAAATTTTCATCCCCTTCCTAATGAGACTCCggtggggaggtggagagccACCACCAACAGTTGCAGTATGATGTAAAATTATCCCACTGGGACCCTTTACCAAATCACCTGTGCTTCCCTTGACAGTGATGCACTCTGGGAGGATGTGGGCATCAAATGTGTCAACAACCTCAGATTTTACCCTCGTGGGGCTCTTCAGCCGCACAGGACCTCAtctcatcctcttcttcctcgtGGCCACCATGTTCACCACAGGACTGCTAGGCAACACCATACTGATTTTCCTGATGGCCAGAGACTccagactccacacacccatgtacttccTGCTCAGCCAGCTCTCACTTCTGGATATTGGCTTCCCACTGGTCACCATCCCCAAGATGGTGGCTGACTTCCTGCAGGAAAGAAACGTCATAACCTTCGGGGGATGCGCCACCCAGATGTTCTTCCTCATGCTCATGGGTGTCTCTGAGGGCgtccttctttcctttatgtctTATGACCGCTACGTGGCTGTGTGCCACCCCCTGCATTACCAGGTGCTCATGCGAGGCCAGGTGTGTCTGGTGATGGTGGGCGCATCCTGGTTCTCAGGTGCACTTGTGGCCTCCATCCAGACCTCCATCACCCTGAGGTTCCCCTACTGTGCCTCACACACGGTGGATCACTTCTTCTGTGAGCTGCCAGCTCTCCTCAAGTTGTCATGCGCAGACACATCCGCCTATGAATTGGCACTATCTGTCTCCGGGGTGCTGATCTTACTGTTGCCCCTGTCTCTGGTCTTTACCTCCTACGGCCATGTTCTGGGGGCTGTGCTGCGCATGCGCTCATCCGAAGCTAGACACAAGGCTTTCACCACATGCTCGTCACACATGGCTGTAGTGGGTCTCTTTTACGGGGCAGCCGTGTTCATGTACATGGTCCCGGGCAGCTACCACAGCCCACAACAGGACAACATGGTATCCCTCTTCTACAGCCTCATCACACCCACCCTCAACCCCctcatctacagcctgaggaacagagAAGTCCGAATGGCCTTCGTCAAGGCCATGGGCAGGGCAAACTTCAGGGTGAAGCAGTGACGTTCTGGGATGCTGGTTTTCCCAGGAGtccttctgtaaggctggatATATGCGTGGTTTACTGCAACTGGCCAGCTGCCTCCTCCAGGGTGcacttctgccttctgtgtgaAAGCTAGAAGTTACACTCCAGCTCGGGGTGCATGCCTGTCACCCCTGCACTCCCGTACAGGGGCGCCAAGGCAGTTGTGCCCCAGCTCAGATGCATGCCTCTCATCCCTACACTCGTACAGGGGCGCCAAGGCAGTTGAACCCCAGCTCaggtgcatgcctgtcatccctgCACTCCCGTACAGGGGCGCCAAGGCAGTTGAACCCCAGCTCAGGTGCATGCCTCTCATCCCTGCACTCGTACAGGGGCGCCAAGGCAGGACACATAGCAAGAAGCTGCCTCAAAAAATACATTTAaccaggcagtgggggcacatacctttaatcccagcactcagaaaacagaggcaggtgaacctctatgagttcaaggctgactggtctacagagtgagttccaggacagccagaaatccTAAGactgaaaaatcctgtctcaaaaaaaaaacacaaaataataataatagtaataataataataataatgcattaaTGGGAAGGCAGGTGAGTCAGCCATTTAGAGCACCTGCTGGTCCTATAAGGACCTGTgttgggttctcagcacccacgtcacacagctcacagctgtctgtaactccagctccaggaaatctaaTTCTCTCCTCCGGCCTCCttgggcacccacacacatatggcacatacacacataataaatgttttgtaaattatttaaataggAGGGCAAATGTTTTTAAGCTGTACAGGTGAaacacctgtcaccccagcactggagaggtggaggcaggaggattgagattTAACAGTCAGCCTGAAGAAATGGCTGCAGCCCTGAAGTACTTTCCACATAAGCAGAATGatgtgagttcagatccccagagcccacacaaaTGCTGGGTGGTTGTGATAGcccacctctaatcccagcctcCAAAGGCAGAGATGAGATTCCCCAGAGTAAGCTGGCTAGAAAGACTAGCCACATCCGTGATCTAGAATAAGTTAGAGGAGTGGAAGAGGAATCCTAACATCAACCCcaggcctccacatgtgcacacacaca comes from the Microtus pennsylvanicus isolate mMicPen1 chromosome 9, mMicPen1.hap1, whole genome shotgun sequence genome and includes:
- the Or2z1 gene encoding olfactory receptor 2Z1, whose translation is MWASNVSTTSDFTLVGLFSRTGPHLILFFLVATMFTTGLLGNTILIFLMARDSRLHTPMYFLLSQLSLLDIGFPLVTIPKMVADFLQERNVITFGGCATQMFFLMLMGVSEGVLLSFMSYDRYVAVCHPLHYQVLMRGQVCLVMVGASWFSGALVASIQTSITLRFPYCASHTVDHFFCELPALLKLSCADTSAYELALSVSGVLILLLPLSLVFTSYGHVLGAVLRMRSSEARHKAFTTCSSHMAVVGLFYGAAVFMYMVPGSYHSPQQDNMVSLFYSLITPTLNPLIYSLRNREVRMAFVKAMGRANFRVKQ